The Paraflavitalea devenefica genome contains a region encoding:
- a CDS encoding CPBP family intramembrane glutamic endopeptidase, whose amino-acid sequence MNVSIKRVLYFPLTKIIIGISIPFSLFVGIQNFVSKPFFYSISEDRSITDPIIHCISFIVLLVSYYYLFRLYDKRKITELSIKFLTKEMLGGFAFGFLTISLSIFILYLLGYYQIISITTAHYSIKLFTLLMVAALIEDLFHRGLIIRECENWLGTNLTIVIGMLVETQHIFNPNANLFSLFYYLVWGFTMAMLFVYTKRIWLPFFFHLGWNFAQPFYGSNLTGLSDMGSIIQSKFNGPELFTGGAVGIENSVFTVTFLLLIGIVLYYLAKKEGKIIKRKQIKI is encoded by the coding sequence ATGAATGTATCCATAAAAAGAGTTTTGTATTTTCCACTCACTAAAATTATTATAGGAATCAGTATCCCCTTTTCACTATTTGTAGGAATTCAAAATTTTGTATCAAAACCATTTTTTTATAGCATTAGTGAGGATAGAAGCATTACAGACCCGATTATTCATTGTATTTCCTTCATAGTTTTATTGGTAAGCTATTACTATTTATTTCGCTTATATGATAAACGAAAAATTACAGAATTATCCATAAAATTTTTAACCAAAGAAATGCTTGGTGGTTTTGCGTTTGGGTTTTTGACAATTTCTTTATCCATTTTCATTTTATACTTATTAGGATACTACCAGATTATTAGCATAACAACAGCTCACTATTCAATTAAGTTATTCACATTATTAATGGTTGCCGCATTAATTGAAGATTTATTTCATAGAGGATTAATAATACGGGAGTGTGAAAATTGGTTAGGTACTAATCTAACCATTGTCATTGGAATGTTAGTAGAAACTCAACACATTTTTAATCCCAATGCAAATTTATTTAGTTTATTTTATTATTTGGTTTGGGGGTTCACTATGGCGATGTTATTTGTATATACTAAAAGAATATGGCTTCCTTTTTTCTTTCATTTAGGGTGGAATTTTGCTCAACCATTTTATGGCTCTAATCTTACAGGTCTAAGCGATATGGGAAGTATAATTCAATCAAAATTTAATGGACCTGAGTTATTTACAGGAGGGGCTGTTGGGATTGAAAACTCAGTTTTTACAGTAACCTTTTTATTACTTATTGGAATTGTTCTCTATTATCTTGCAAAAAAAGAAGGGAAAATTATAAAAAGAAAACAGATTAAAATATGA
- a CDS encoding winged helix-turn-helix transcriptional regulator gives MRKKIKKAHCAVDYAFQRIGGKYKGRILWVLRDGLLRYGELNRVVVGITPKMLTQTLKELEADELITRKVYFEVPPKVEYSLTETGKELIPFISQMRSWGEKQMSSS, from the coding sequence ATGAGAAAAAAAATTAAAAAGGCACATTGTGCTGTTGATTATGCTTTTCAGCGAATAGGGGGGAAATATAAAGGACGAATTTTATGGGTATTGAGGGATGGCTTATTGAGATACGGAGAATTAAACAGGGTAGTAGTGGGTATTACACCAAAAATGCTTACCCAAACACTAAAAGAACTGGAAGCTGATGAACTGATTACAAGAAAAGTTTATTTTGAGGTTCCTCCCAAAGTTGAATATTCACTTACCGAAACAGGAAAAGAATTAATTCCGTTTATTAGCCAAATGCGAAGTTGGGGTGAAAAACAAATGTCATCAAGTTGA
- the katG gene encoding catalase/peroxidase HPI — translation MEKASNDISKCPFHNGSMKHNVGGGGTRNRDWWPNQLKISILRQHAEKSNPMGEDFNYAEAFKSLDLEAVKKDLHALMTDSQDWWPADFGHYGPLFIRMAWHSAGTYRVFDGRGGGGAGQQRFAPLNSWPDNVSLDKARRLLWPIKQKYGNKISWADLMILTGNVALESMGFKTFGFAGGRPDVWEPDEDVYWGAETKWLGGDIRYAHGAHGVQEAHGVLVSDESANGHTHGRNLEKPLGAVQMGLIYVNPEGPDGNPDPIAAAKDIRDTFGRMAMNDEETVALIAGGHSFGKTHGAAPATHVGKEPEASDMELQGLGWSNSYGSGKGADTITSGLEVIWTKTPTQWSNNFFENLFGFEWELSKSPGGAHQWVAKNADSIIPDAYDGSKKHLPTMLTTDLSLRFDPVYEKISRRFLDNPEALADAFARAWFKLTHRDMGPRARYLGPDVPAEELLWQDPIPAVDHALIDEKDIEALKAKVLASGLSVAELVSTAWASASTFRGSDKRGGANGARIRLAPQKDWPVNNPAQLQKVLKKLEGIQSAFNGAQSGGKKVSLADLIVLAGCAGVEKAAKEAGQAVTVPFTPGRMDATQEQTDVESVGYLEPLADGFRNYRKTNLPVSTEALLIDKAHLLTLTAPELTVLVGGMRVLNTNFDDSKHGVFTSRPGQLTNDFFINLLDMNTAWKAVAEDRELYIGSDRTTGQPKWTGTRADLVFGSNSELRAIAEVYGSADGKDKFVKDFVAAWNKVMNLDRFDIA, via the coding sequence ATGGAAAAAGCATCTAACGACATCAGTAAATGCCCGTTTCATAATGGCAGTATGAAGCACAATGTTGGCGGTGGCGGCACCAGGAATCGCGACTGGTGGCCCAACCAGTTAAAGATAAGTATCCTGCGTCAGCACGCGGAGAAATCGAACCCGATGGGTGAGGATTTTAACTATGCCGAAGCTTTTAAAAGCCTCGACCTGGAGGCGGTGAAAAAAGACCTTCATGCACTGATGACCGACTCACAGGACTGGTGGCCGGCCGACTTCGGTCATTATGGCCCCCTGTTCATTCGCATGGCCTGGCATAGTGCAGGCACTTACCGTGTGTTTGATGGCCGTGGTGGCGGAGGCGCCGGACAGCAACGTTTTGCCCCATTGAATAGCTGGCCCGATAATGTGAGCCTGGATAAAGCCCGCAGACTGCTTTGGCCGATTAAACAAAAATATGGCAACAAGATATCCTGGGCCGACCTGATGATCCTTACCGGTAATGTAGCGCTGGAATCCATGGGCTTTAAAACATTTGGCTTTGCCGGTGGTCGTCCGGATGTATGGGAACCGGATGAAGATGTGTATTGGGGCGCTGAAACCAAATGGCTGGGTGGCGATATCCGTTATGCACATGGCGCCCACGGCGTGCAAGAGGCACATGGCGTATTAGTGTCAGACGAAAGTGCCAACGGTCATACCCACGGCCGCAACCTGGAAAAACCACTTGGGGCTGTACAGATGGGGTTGATCTACGTGAATCCTGAAGGTCCTGACGGTAATCCTGACCCCATTGCGGCCGCTAAAGACATCCGTGATACGTTTGGCCGCATGGCGATGAACGATGAAGAAACCGTTGCCCTGATAGCAGGCGGGCATAGCTTTGGCAAAACCCATGGCGCTGCTCCTGCTACCCATGTAGGCAAAGAGCCCGAAGCTTCCGACATGGAGCTGCAAGGCCTGGGCTGGAGTAATAGTTATGGTTCCGGTAAAGGCGCTGACACTATTACCAGTGGATTGGAAGTAATATGGACAAAAACGCCCACGCAATGGAGCAATAACTTCTTCGAAAACCTGTTTGGCTTTGAATGGGAACTTTCTAAAAGTCCGGGCGGCGCCCACCAGTGGGTAGCTAAAAATGCAGATAGTATCATCCCTGATGCGTATGATGGTTCAAAAAAGCACCTGCCCACCATGCTTACTACCGACCTCTCCTTACGCTTTGATCCGGTATATGAAAAAATATCCAGGCGCTTTCTGGATAACCCCGAAGCATTGGCAGATGCATTTGCCCGGGCCTGGTTTAAATTAACACACCGTGATATGGGGCCACGTGCCCGCTACCTGGGTCCTGATGTACCGGCAGAAGAACTGCTTTGGCAAGACCCTATTCCTGCGGTTGATCATGCATTGATAGATGAAAAAGACATAGAGGCCCTGAAGGCAAAAGTATTGGCATCCGGATTGAGCGTAGCAGAACTGGTATCCACAGCATGGGCTTCAGCATCCACTTTCCGTGGTTCCGACAAACGCGGTGGCGCCAATGGCGCACGCATTCGCCTGGCCCCTCAAAAAGACTGGCCCGTAAATAATCCGGCGCAATTGCAAAAAGTATTGAAGAAACTCGAAGGCATTCAATCAGCATTTAATGGTGCCCAGTCGGGCGGTAAAAAAGTGTCACTGGCAGACCTGATCGTATTGGCTGGTTGTGCAGGTGTTGAAAAAGCAGCGAAAGAAGCGGGACAGGCGGTCACCGTTCCGTTTACACCTGGCCGTATGGATGCTACCCAGGAACAAACCGATGTGGAATCAGTCGGCTACCTGGAGCCCCTGGCTGATGGTTTCCGCAACTACCGCAAAACAAATCTCCCGGTATCTACCGAAGCGTTGCTGATAGACAAGGCGCATTTGCTTACGCTTACAGCACCTGAATTAACCGTATTGGTGGGCGGCATGCGTGTATTGAACACCAACTTTGATGATTCCAAACACGGTGTTTTCACATCACGGCCGGGCCAGCTTACCAACGATTTCTTTATCAACCTGCTCGACATGAACACTGCCTGGAAAGCTGTTGCTGAAGACAGGGAACTTTACATAGGTAGCGACCGCACTACCGGTCAACCTAAATGGACAGGTACCCGTGCAGATCTTGTATTTGGCTCCAACTCAGAACTGAGGGCTATTGCAGAAGTGTATGGAAGTGCAGATGGTAAAGACAAATTTGTGAAAGACTTTGTAGCAGCCTGGAATAAGGTGATGAACCTGGACAGGTTTGATATAGCCTGA
- a CDS encoding alpha-L-fucosidase — MTRYCLLFLSFFAVQWLSAQPSQQPDPAKDVRMKWWREARFGMFIHWGVYAQWAGVYHDHHQARGGAEWIMNRCKIPVVEYQEKAKSFNPVQYDPDAWVKLAKEAGMKYIVITAKHHDGFALFDSKASKWDITDATAYGKDLLQPLAAACKKYGIKLGFYYSQAQDWNNPGGSVARKEMKEGWPNPDSALIDAYTKEHSGHWDPAQETRSFAQYIDEVAVPQVRELMTNYGDVAVLWWDTPTNMTDEAALKLQALLKQQPNIITNDRLKRPNFPGDTKTPEQKIPSLSELDGKDWETCMTMNGSWGFKSWDDKWKTTETLIQNLVDIASKGGNYLLNIGPKDDGTFPSESIDRLRQIGDWMKINSEAIYATKASPLAPLPWGRVTRKETATNTTLYFTVFDWPKDGKLVIPGLKNKVVAAKLLAGGKVKAKAVNGNLVMEVPAAAPDPIASVIKVELKGKVANVNSSAKSTMKTGELD, encoded by the coding sequence ATGACAAGGTATTGCCTGCTATTCTTATCATTTTTTGCGGTCCAATGGCTGAGTGCCCAGCCATCCCAACAGCCAGATCCTGCCAAAGACGTACGGATGAAATGGTGGCGTGAGGCCCGCTTTGGTATGTTTATTCACTGGGGTGTCTATGCACAATGGGCAGGTGTGTACCATGATCATCACCAGGCACGGGGAGGTGCGGAATGGATCATGAACCGCTGCAAAATCCCGGTGGTCGAATACCAGGAGAAAGCCAAAAGCTTTAACCCTGTTCAATACGATCCGGATGCCTGGGTGAAACTGGCAAAAGAAGCCGGGATGAAATACATCGTCATCACGGCCAAACACCACGACGGCTTTGCGCTGTTTGATTCAAAAGCCAGCAAATGGGATATTACAGATGCAACCGCTTATGGCAAAGATCTCTTGCAACCTTTGGCGGCTGCTTGCAAAAAGTATGGTATTAAACTAGGGTTTTATTATTCCCAGGCCCAGGACTGGAACAATCCCGGCGGATCAGTGGCAAGAAAGGAAATGAAGGAAGGATGGCCTAATCCTGATTCAGCGCTCATTGATGCCTATACAAAAGAACACAGTGGTCATTGGGACCCTGCCCAGGAAACCAGGTCCTTTGCACAGTACATTGATGAGGTGGCTGTACCGCAGGTAAGGGAACTGATGACCAATTACGGCGATGTAGCCGTTCTATGGTGGGACACACCCACCAACATGACCGACGAAGCTGCGCTTAAATTGCAGGCTTTGCTGAAGCAGCAACCAAATATCATTACCAATGATCGCTTAAAACGTCCCAACTTTCCCGGCGACACGAAAACACCGGAACAAAAGATCCCCAGCCTTAGCGAACTGGATGGCAAAGATTGGGAAACCTGTATGACCATGAATGGAAGCTGGGGCTTTAAAAGCTGGGATGATAAATGGAAAACTACTGAAACACTCATCCAAAACCTGGTAGACATTGCCTCAAAAGGAGGAAACTATTTATTGAATATTGGCCCTAAGGATGATGGTACTTTCCCGTCCGAAAGTATTGACCGCCTCCGGCAGATCGGCGACTGGATGAAAATAAACAGCGAGGCGATCTATGCTACCAAGGCAAGCCCTCTAGCACCGCTGCCATGGGGACGGGTTACAAGAAAGGAAACTGCAACTAACACTACCCTTTATTTCACTGTATTTGACTGGCCAAAAGATGGCAAGCTGGTAATACCAGGTTTGAAAAATAAAGTGGTAGCTGCCAAACTCCTGGCAGGTGGCAAGGTTAAAGCGAAAGCCGTGAATGGAAACCTTGTTATGGAAGTTCCTGCTGCGGCTCCTGATCCTATTGCATCTGTGATCAAAGTGGAGCTTAAAGGCAAAGTGGCCAATGTAAATAGTAGTGCCAAATCAACCATGAAAACAGGCGAACTGGATTAA
- a CDS encoding NPCBM/NEW2 domain-containing protein, giving the protein MNRPYGKDAIQAAELVIKTYHAGEAPSGKVVKVVYFHGNDLQPLPHWEERLNRTLKAVSKFYQEQFNKYGIQSNGVPFEKSGDKYLITLVEGDLPSKSYTTESGMNIRNEISEKAAGKIDFSKDHVLIITGLCYKRQDSAYVLHSPYWGTGWSQQGLCFAVDCELLDPDRLTDTLHRMINSDVAGAPKDFSVAEFNSWFIGGIAHEMGHMFGLPHDFGHPSELAADDISLMGQFGSRHFRDYLWCGKQSATISAAGILQLISHPVFTQSAKALNDMQELTHTPLHYENNDKGVLIKSPLTTQHRPYACYTLLRTADIIEYFNKSTIHPIGAGNELSMQFGKLPGGLYEITIYLLFPNGSTRSTTTYFTVGSDGVAYSPQKLAFTDVDITAFYDRLQKEEKTTETELKLRILKTIVHPAPPADPLTATSNRLFLSDAKWENAQVGWREPARNYYTKEHERTFFLESQGKLYEKGLFAHAPSVYAFNLGKKWHTFSALAACRDDLVKEQGPVRFTIWGDGKLLYTSPVLTTGQQTPVKIDIREVNSLELKVENTASHNGNCWSVWLNPVIER; this is encoded by the coding sequence TTGAACCGTCCGTACGGCAAAGACGCTATACAGGCCGCAGAACTGGTTATTAAGACATACCACGCCGGCGAAGCGCCGTCTGGTAAAGTAGTAAAAGTGGTTTACTTCCATGGCAATGATCTGCAGCCCCTGCCCCACTGGGAGGAACGCTTAAACAGAACATTGAAAGCGGTGAGCAAGTTCTACCAGGAACAATTTAACAAATACGGTATCCAATCCAATGGCGTTCCTTTCGAAAAGTCAGGCGACAAATACCTTATTACCCTGGTAGAAGGCGACCTGCCATCAAAAAGCTACACTACAGAATCCGGAATGAACATCCGGAATGAGATCAGTGAAAAAGCCGCCGGAAAGATCGATTTTTCCAAAGACCATGTACTTATCATTACCGGCTTGTGCTACAAAAGGCAGGATAGTGCCTATGTTCTTCATTCTCCTTATTGGGGTACCGGATGGTCGCAGCAGGGATTATGTTTTGCGGTAGATTGTGAGTTGCTGGATCCTGACCGGCTTACCGACACCCTCCACCGGATGATCAATTCTGATGTGGCGGGAGCCCCCAAAGACTTCAGCGTAGCTGAATTCAATAGCTGGTTCATTGGCGGCATCGCGCATGAAATGGGCCATATGTTCGGATTGCCGCACGACTTTGGCCATCCTTCGGAATTGGCTGCTGACGACATATCCCTGATGGGGCAGTTCGGAAGCCGGCATTTCAGGGACTACCTTTGGTGTGGTAAGCAAAGCGCCACCATCTCTGCTGCCGGTATTTTGCAGTTGATCAGCCATCCGGTCTTTACACAGTCTGCCAAAGCACTGAATGATATGCAGGAGCTTACACATACTCCTTTGCACTACGAAAACAATGATAAAGGCGTATTGATCAAAAGTCCTCTCACCACTCAACACCGTCCTTATGCCTGCTACACGCTGCTGCGTACAGCCGATATCATCGAATACTTCAACAAAAGCACTATTCACCCCATAGGGGCTGGCAATGAGCTGAGCATGCAGTTCGGAAAACTGCCCGGTGGTCTATACGAGATAACCATCTATTTATTATTTCCGAATGGATCCACCCGCTCCACCACCACTTATTTCACGGTGGGCAGTGATGGTGTGGCATACTCTCCCCAGAAGCTGGCATTTACAGATGTAGATATCACTGCTTTTTACGATCGCCTCCAGAAAGAAGAAAAAACGACCGAAACTGAATTAAAGCTGAGGATACTGAAGACCATTGTTCATCCCGCTCCGCCGGCAGATCCACTGACTGCCACCAGCAACCGTTTATTTTTGTCTGATGCCAAATGGGAAAACGCACAGGTAGGCTGGCGGGAACCTGCCCGGAATTATTATACCAAAGAACATGAACGTACTTTCTTCCTGGAGAGCCAGGGTAAACTATATGAAAAAGGATTGTTTGCTCATGCGCCCTCGGTGTATGCTTTTAACCTGGGCAAAAAATGGCATACCTTCTCTGCGCTGGCTGCCTGCCGGGATGATCTGGTTAAAGAGCAGGGACCTGTGCGGTTTACCATTTGGGGCGACGGCAAACTGCTGTACACCTCCCCTGTTTTAACAACCGGCCAGCAAACGCCGGTTAAAATAGACATCAGGGAGGTGAATAGCCTTGAACTGAAAGTTGAAAACACCGCATCGCACAATGGCAACTGCTGGTCTGTATGGCTCAATCCGGTGATCGAACGGTAA
- a CDS encoding VOC family protein: protein MTKTMISGIAPFFIVKNVPAALRFYRDRLGFDITFQGPSEDDIFFGIVERGGAMIILKDVGVDPVPNYTRDIKQGIARWDAYLHVPDPDALAAEFSLRNVDFFLPLNDGGDDGLRGFEVQDTDGYVLFFGRPSTGNGDRTSQKK from the coding sequence ATGACTAAAACAATGATTTCCGGCATTGCGCCATTCTTTATCGTAAAGAATGTTCCCGCCGCATTAAGGTTTTACCGCGACCGTCTCGGGTTTGACATCACGTTCCAGGGACCCAGTGAAGACGATATCTTCTTCGGTATTGTCGAACGGGGTGGGGCGATGATCATACTGAAGGACGTTGGTGTTGATCCCGTACCGAACTATACGCGGGATATCAAACAAGGCATTGCCCGCTGGGACGCTTACCTCCATGTGCCGGACCCTGATGCACTGGCGGCAGAATTCTCGTTGCGCAATGTGGATTTTTTTCTACCACTCAACGACGGCGGGGATGATGGTCTGCGGGGATTTGAAGTCCAGGATACTGATGGATATGTTTTGTTCTTTGGGCGCCCCAGTACGGGGAATGGGGATAGGACCAGCCAAAAAAAATAG
- a CDS encoding helix-turn-helix domain-containing protein translates to MKGNPIGLHTIKDLKDIAGHSWYPDDLQILLRKPKSHEHSFQHPFRSDSYWVVLVTQDVSHNPLSIQLNSKEYVLRENDLLIVPPHTVRQPSDTEHSCDLACVAFRPDFLFEAGISQRHIDSFEYLSCSPCTHLHLSAEDASRLMTVIRMLQEKNFSEEDNPFAAEVVRHFFNVFQFELAGLYYRYTNQKKVAHDRKEELLWRFLTLLPEHVKTERSLQFYANRLYVTPKYLTQTVKKVSGKTAGKFIDDLVIVEAKNLLRDPSLTIAQVADRLDFSDQFFFSKFFKRYTGVTPSDYRRSA, encoded by the coding sequence ATGAAAGGTAATCCTATCGGCCTGCATACAATTAAGGACCTGAAAGATATTGCGGGTCACTCCTGGTACCCGGACGATCTTCAGATTTTACTCCGCAAGCCTAAAAGCCACGAGCATTCTTTTCAGCATCCTTTCCGGTCTGATTCCTATTGGGTTGTTTTGGTTACGCAGGATGTATCGCATAATCCCCTGAGTATCCAATTGAATTCAAAAGAATATGTGCTGCGGGAGAATGACCTCCTGATCGTACCGCCGCATACCGTGCGGCAGCCGTCTGATACAGAGCATAGCTGTGACCTCGCCTGCGTAGCTTTCAGGCCCGATTTTCTTTTTGAAGCCGGTATATCCCAAAGGCATATTGATTCCTTTGAGTACCTCTCCTGTAGCCCCTGCACCCATCTGCATTTGTCTGCAGAAGATGCATCCCGGCTTATGACAGTGATACGCATGTTGCAGGAAAAGAATTTTTCCGAGGAAGACAATCCTTTTGCCGCCGAGGTGGTGCGCCATTTCTTTAATGTATTCCAGTTTGAACTGGCCGGCCTTTATTATAGGTACACGAACCAGAAGAAAGTAGCACATGACCGGAAAGAGGAGCTCTTATGGCGGTTCCTTACGCTGCTGCCGGAACATGTGAAAACAGAACGCAGTTTGCAGTTCTATGCCAACAGACTTTATGTAACCCCGAAGTACCTCACGCAAACGGTGAAGAAGGTGTCGGGCAAAACCGCCGGGAAGTTTATTGATGACCTCGTGATTGTGGAGGCCAAGAATTTACTGCGCGACCCTTCATTGACCATTGCCCAGGTAGCAGACCGCCTTGATTTCAGCGACCAGTTTTTCTTCAGCAAGTTTTTCAAACGTTATACAGGCGTTACCCCATCCGACTATCGCAGGAGCGCTTAA
- the spt gene encoding serine palmitoyltransferase encodes MRKILKEKVSLFRDADLIREQDVYPYFRVIESGQETEVVLNGKRVLMFGSNSYLGLTNHPRIAEAASAAIKKYGSGCAGSRFLNGTLDLHVELESRLAAYTGKEDAILFSTGFQANLGVLSALAGRADVLLLDEYDHASIIDGSRLSFSRVIKYRHNDMSDLEQRLKNLPVDAFKLIVTDGIFSMEGDIAPLPAITTLAERYGAAVMVDDAHALGVIGVNGAGTASHFNLTQETDLIMGTFSKSLASLGGFVAGDREVIDYLKHKARALIFSASMTPASTASVIAALDIIEEEPERINKLWDNTNHMLLLLKEYGFNTGDTQSPIIPVRIGDNHKTFLFTKALQDKGIFVNPVVSPAVPSESSLIRLSLMATHSFSQIEEAVEKMKEAALVLGIELELKKESA; translated from the coding sequence ATGCGAAAAATACTAAAGGAAAAAGTCTCTTTATTCAGAGACGCGGATTTGATCAGGGAGCAAGATGTGTATCCTTATTTCCGGGTGATTGAATCGGGACAGGAGACAGAAGTAGTGCTCAACGGAAAGCGTGTACTGATGTTTGGCTCTAATTCTTATCTCGGCCTGACAAACCACCCGAGGATAGCAGAAGCTGCCAGTGCTGCTATTAAAAAATATGGCAGTGGTTGTGCAGGTTCCCGTTTTTTAAATGGTACGCTGGACTTACATGTGGAGTTAGAGAGCCGGCTGGCCGCTTATACCGGCAAGGAAGACGCTATCCTTTTCAGTACCGGCTTCCAGGCCAACCTGGGCGTATTATCTGCCCTGGCAGGCCGTGCAGATGTACTGTTACTGGATGAATACGACCATGCTTCTATTATTGATGGCAGCAGGCTTTCGTTTTCGAGGGTGATCAAGTACCGTCATAACGATATGAGCGATCTCGAACAGCGGCTGAAGAACCTGCCTGTGGATGCTTTCAAATTGATTGTTACCGATGGCATTTTCAGTATGGAAGGAGATATAGCTCCGCTGCCTGCTATTACAACCCTTGCAGAAAGATATGGCGCTGCCGTGATGGTAGACGACGCCCATGCGCTGGGCGTTATTGGCGTGAATGGTGCAGGTACTGCCTCTCATTTCAATCTTACGCAGGAAACCGACCTCATCATGGGCACCTTCAGTAAGTCGCTGGCTTCGCTGGGAGGCTTTGTGGCAGGCGACAGGGAGGTGATCGATTACCTGAAGCACAAGGCCAGGGCGCTTATCTTCAGCGCCAGCATGACACCTGCTTCTACCGCCAGTGTGATAGCCGCCCTGGATATTATTGAAGAAGAACCTGAACGCATCAACAAACTGTGGGACAATACCAACCACATGCTGCTGTTGCTCAAAGAATATGGTTTCAATACCGGCGACACGCAAAGCCCCATTATCCCCGTACGCATCGGTGATAACCATAAAACGTTCCTGTTCACCAAAGCCTTGCAGGACAAAGGCATTTTTGTGAACCCGGTGGTATCGCCTGCCGTTCCCTCAGAATCATCCCTGATCAGGCTTTCGCTGATGGCCACCCATTCTTTCAGCCAGATTGAAGAGGCGGTAGAGAAAATGAAAGAAGCGGCCCTGGTGTTGGGTATTGAACTGGAACTGAAAAAAGAAAGCGCATGA
- a CDS encoding GNAT family N-acetyltransferase — MTGIVTVHASKQLKAFIDFPHDLYNGDANYVPELFIAQRDLLTPGKHPFHEHSKVQLFLYYKDNVICGRIAAILNNNHNHFNNTTDGFFGFFECVNDPQIALALFDSAEQWLQAQGATTIIGPVNPSTNEPCGLLIDGFDKPPLAMMTYNKPYYTALMELATLQKKVDLLAYDIPIAEVGDRPVLLEERLLTRLRQKQITIRAVNKKDLANEARKVLEIYNAAWDKNLGFVPMTASEFNYLAKDLKMVLDEQLCLIAEHNGRQVGFALAIPDINQVLIKVRRGRLLPTGIFKLLLGMKKVNRIRVLALGVMKDYRKLGIEACFYAALIRRANERKMSGGEASWILEHNELMNKGIERINGKVYKRYRIYEKPL, encoded by the coding sequence ATGACCGGTATTGTAACAGTACACGCTTCAAAGCAACTGAAGGCCTTTATTGACTTTCCCCATGACCTGTACAATGGGGATGCGAATTACGTGCCCGAACTTTTCATTGCGCAACGCGATCTGCTGACGCCCGGCAAGCATCCTTTTCATGAGCATTCTAAAGTGCAGCTTTTCCTGTACTATAAGGACAATGTTATCTGTGGAAGGATTGCCGCCATCCTGAATAACAACCACAATCACTTTAACAATACTACCGATGGGTTCTTTGGCTTTTTTGAATGCGTCAATGACCCGCAGATAGCCTTAGCGCTGTTTGATTCAGCAGAACAGTGGCTGCAGGCACAGGGCGCCACCACCATCATTGGCCCGGTGAACCCATCGACCAACGAACCCTGCGGCCTGCTGATCGATGGCTTTGATAAGCCGCCACTTGCCATGATGACCTATAATAAGCCTTATTATACGGCTTTGATGGAATTGGCGACCCTGCAAAAGAAGGTAGACCTGCTGGCTTATGATATTCCCATAGCCGAAGTTGGCGACCGCCCTGTATTGCTGGAAGAACGTTTGCTGACAAGGCTCAGGCAGAAGCAGATCACTATCCGTGCTGTGAACAAGAAAGACCTGGCGAATGAAGCACGAAAGGTGTTGGAAATATATAATGCCGCCTGGGATAAGAACCTTGGATTTGTGCCTATGACCGCTAGTGAGTTCAACTATCTGGCCAAGGACCTGAAGATGGTGCTGGACGAACAGTTGTGCCTGATTGCAGAACACAATGGCAGGCAGGTGGGCTTTGCGCTGGCTATTCCCGATATCAACCAGGTTCTGATCAAAGTACGGCGCGGCAGGTTGCTGCCTACCGGTATATTCAAGCTGCTGTTGGGCATGAAAAAGGTGAACCGCATCCGTGTACTGGCGCTTGGTGTGATGAAAGATTACAGGAAACTGGGCATTGAAGCGTGCTTTTATGCAGCCCTTATCAGAAGGGCCAATGAACGAAAAATGAGCGGGGGTGAAGCATCCTGGATATTGGAGCACAATGAACTGATGAATAAAGGCATTGAACGGATTAACGGCAAGGTATACAAACGCTACCGCATATATGAAAAACCCTTATGA